The nucleotide window CAGAGGGCGTTCAAACAAATATATGATCCAGCGTCGCGATGTTAAAGCCATGATGAGATCGCTTAGTGAAGGTGACATCGCCGGCTATCTTCCGGATCAGGATTATGGTCGTCGTCGCGTCGAATTTGTTAAGTTCTTTGCCGTGCCGGATGCTTCAACAACCTTGGGCACTATGCTTTTTGCCCGCAACCCTAACTGCAAAGTCATGGTAAGCCGTTGCGTCAGACGTGACGACGGAAGCGGTTACGATCTCTTTTACGAACCGCCGCTTGACAATTTCCCCACAGGAGACAAAAAAGCGGATGCCGAACGCGTGAATAGTTTAGTGGAAGACGCCATTCTAAAAGCTCCGACACAATATCTCTGGGTTCACCGCCGGTTTAAGACTCGTCCTGACCCCAACATGCCAAGCTACTATCAGTCATCTTCCAGTAAGTGATTCCAGCAGTTGAGCACAGCCTGACGTTCATTATCCAGGTTGTGTTCCTCCAATAACTGCTCTCCCTGTAACGCCAGCGAATGACTCTCACAGCGGAAGATTTGAAACGCGTTAATTAAGTTTTGAGCGTCTACTTCTGTTAGTAAATGTAACTGTTGCGCTTCAGTCAGAAGCCTGACGTTATCACTGTATTTACATAGCTCTGGATATTGATGCGCATAACGCAAAACCAGATACTGAGTGATAAATTCAATATCGGCGATACCGCCCGGGTCTTGTTTTAAGTCGAATTTCCGGCTGTTTCTTTGGGTCAGATGCTCACGCATTTTTTCACGCATTTTAACAATATTCTGACGCAGTTCGTGTTCATCTCGTTGTTGAGAAAGAACGCTCCGGCGTATATCCATAACCGTGTCTCTTAATGCAGGAACACCGTATACGGGTCGCGCACGCACCAATGCCTGTAATTCCCAGGTCCAGGCGTCATCCCGCAAATAACGGGCAAAAGAATTCACCTGTGTCACCAATAAACCGGCCTGTCCTGACGGCCGCAAGCGTAAATCCACGTCATACAAAATGCCAGCAACCGTTCGGGTAGTGAATAAATGCAGAACTCGTTGTGCCAGGCGTAAGTAAAACTGCTGAACCTCAATAGGTCGTTGCCCGTCTGTTTGCCCCTGATAATTGGCATCCGTTACAAAAACCAAGTCAAGATCGGAGCCATACCCAAGCTCCTGCCCACCCAATTTTCCGTATCCAATTACGGCGAAACCGGTATTGTCAATGCTGGTTCCTGCAGGCTTTCCGTGTTTTTGAGTCAGATGTTGCCAGGCCAGGCCAACCACTTCAGCGATAGTCGCTTCTGCAAGAGCACTTAAATGATCACTGACGTTCATCAATTCTAAAACGCCGCTAATATCCGCTGCGGCAATTTTAAGTTGCAGTGCCTGCTTAGCCTGACGCAACGCATCCATTTGTGTTTCTAAATCTTGTTCAGGAATACGTACAAGGTATTCGCGCAGCACAGCCGCGTAATCCTTTGACTCAGGCAGGCTGTAAAGCTGCTGCGGGTCAATCAGTTCATCCAGAAGTATGGGGTGCAAAGCCAGCTGTTCAGAGATCCATGGGCTGGCCATACACAATTTGCAAAGCTGCTCGCGGGCGCCGGGGTTTTCAGCCAGCAATTCAATATACGCCGTTCGGCTCATAACCGCTTTAATAATAGAAAGCAGCCTTTCCAGCAAACGTTCCGGGTGCTGATGCTGAATAGCATGTCGAAGCATTATCGGCATTAACCTTGCTAATGCTGAACGCCCTCTTGGACCTGAACTTCGACGCCGGCTCTCCTGACGAAAGTTTTTAATCAGAGCCCATAAAGCCTTGGGTTCATCAACCCCTTCACTTTCTATGATTTCTATCGCAGCATCATCATCCAGCATGTCCTGCCACAAAACCTGTAAGCCTTGTTCATCCTCGTCATCTTCAGACTCCGCACCAACCACCTGCTGGAACTCTGCATGAATGCGCTCCATGCACTCGTCAATTT belongs to Idiomarina sp. PL1-037 and includes:
- the glnE gene encoding bifunctional [glutamate--ammonia ligase]-adenylyl-L-tyrosine phosphorylase/[glutamate--ammonia-ligase] adenylyltransferase; this encodes MLTPDNKLMSETETAWERFKEVAESIKLTAEQEQILRALFAVSPFIGRVAESYPEHLITDFFDGSGTTVYLVDAESYGDRIAESLSQITNEDEAKKCLRRLRHCWMAKLAAADILQQVSLKESLHHYSTFADAAISKSLEWLFERFVQRHGKPLDANDQLMPMLVIGMGKLGGKELNFSSDIDLIFAFPEQGETQGPGRNLEHGVFYKRLAQSLIGLLDETTADGQVFRVDMRLRPFGQSGPLVTSLNALEHYYQEQGRDWERYAMVKARMIGADGQYEQAFQQLIRPFVYRRYIDFGAIEALRKMKLLITQETRRQGVKNNIKLGAGGIREVEFIVQAHQLIRGGQEKSLQTRSVYIAMNGLVELDLISSEHASQLLEDYEYLRVIEHRLQQIDDQQTQQLPNDETGRARLCAMLNEPEWESLQRKIDECMERIHAEFQQVVGAESEDDEDEQGLQVLWQDMLDDDAAIEIIESEGVDEPKALWALIKNFRQESRRRSSGPRGRSALARLMPIMLRHAIQHQHPERLLERLLSIIKAVMSRTAYIELLAENPGAREQLCKLCMASPWISEQLALHPILLDELIDPQQLYSLPESKDYAAVLREYLVRIPEQDLETQMDALRQAKQALQLKIAAADISGVLELMNVSDHLSALAEATIAEVVGLAWQHLTQKHGKPAGTSIDNTGFAVIGYGKLGGQELGYGSDLDLVFVTDANYQGQTDGQRPIEVQQFYLRLAQRVLHLFTTRTVAGILYDVDLRLRPSGQAGLLVTQVNSFARYLRDDAWTWELQALVRARPVYGVPALRDTVMDIRRSVLSQQRDEHELRQNIVKMREKMREHLTQRNSRKFDLKQDPGGIADIEFITQYLVLRYAHQYPELCKYSDNVRLLTEAQQLHLLTEVDAQNLINAFQIFRCESHSLALQGEQLLEEHNLDNERQAVLNCWNHLLEDD